The Kordia sp. SMS9 genome window below encodes:
- the fahA gene encoding fumarylacetoacetase produces MPDTTNNPNRKTWLEVAPNSDFPIQNIPFGVFLTRDDVITIGTRIGDFAIDLGALHQLGYFDGIPLTDDIFLQDSLNDFISDGKKTWRLVRNRIGDIFDADNAALRDHAEHRNTIIFTLDEIEMQLPVQIGDYTDFYSSIEHATNIGTMFRGEENALMPNWLHIPVGYHGRSSSIIPSGIPIHRPQGQTLPVGADTPVFGPSKRVDFELEMAFITTDANNLGEPIPIDEAEDYIFGVVLFNDWSARDIQKWEYVPLGPFLGKSFASSISPWIVTMDALEPFRVETPKPLKPQMDYLQYTGKKSYDVKLEVGITPENGEETIVARSNFKYMYWNMVQQLTHHTVNGCPVNSGDMMGSGTLSGKTPDSYGSMLELSWAGKNPVKLKDGSERTFINDGDTVTMRGHCKNEHVRIGFGEVSSKLLPVFQPKKK; encoded by the coding sequence ATGCCAGATACAACTAATAATCCCAACCGCAAAACTTGGCTAGAAGTTGCTCCAAATAGTGACTTTCCTATTCAAAATATACCTTTTGGTGTTTTTCTTACGAGAGATGACGTAATTACGATCGGAACACGAATTGGAGATTTTGCCATTGATTTAGGTGCGTTACACCAACTTGGATATTTTGACGGAATTCCGTTGACCGATGATATTTTTCTTCAAGATAGCTTGAATGATTTTATTTCAGATGGAAAGAAAACATGGCGCTTGGTGCGTAATCGAATTGGCGATATTTTTGATGCTGATAATGCCGCTTTGCGCGACCATGCCGAACATAGAAATACCATAATTTTTACCTTAGACGAGATAGAAATGCAATTGCCAGTACAAATTGGCGATTATACCGATTTTTACTCTAGTATAGAACACGCTACCAATATAGGAACAATGTTTCGTGGCGAAGAAAATGCGTTGATGCCAAACTGGCTGCATATTCCTGTGGGATACCACGGAAGAAGCTCTTCTATTATTCCTTCGGGAATTCCGATTCACCGTCCACAAGGACAAACATTGCCTGTTGGTGCTGACACACCTGTATTTGGACCTTCAAAACGTGTTGATTTTGAGTTGGAAATGGCATTCATTACCACAGACGCTAACAATTTGGGAGAACCAATTCCGATTGATGAAGCAGAAGATTATATTTTTGGAGTGGTTTTATTTAATGATTGGAGTGCGCGCGACATTCAGAAGTGGGAATATGTGCCCTTAGGACCATTTTTAGGGAAAAGTTTTGCATCGTCCATTTCTCCTTGGATTGTTACAATGGATGCGTTAGAACCTTTTAGAGTGGAAACGCCGAAGCCATTGAAACCACAAATGGACTATTTACAATATACAGGAAAGAAAAGTTACGATGTAAAATTGGAAGTGGGAATTACGCCTGAAAATGGTGAAGAAACCATTGTTGCACGTTCCAATTTTAAGTATATGTACTGGAATATGGTTCAGCAATTAACGCATCACACGGTAAATGGTTGTCCCGTAAATTCGGGTGATATGATGGGAAGTGGAACGCTTTCTGGAAAAACACCTGATTCGTATGGTTCGATGTTAGAATTGTCTTGGGCAGGAAAAAACCCTGTAAAATTAAAGGATGGTTCCGAACGAACGTTTATCAATGATGGCGACACGGTAACCATGCGCGGACATTGTAAAAACGAGCATGTTCGTATTGGTTTTGGAGAAGTTTCTTCAAAGTTATTACCTGTGTTTCAACCTAAGAAAAAATAA
- the glyA gene encoding serine hydroxymethyltransferase, whose protein sequence is MQRDEQIFELIQAEKERQIEGLELIASENFTSEQVMEAVGSVLTNKYAEGYPGKRYYGGCEVVDEVETIAIERAKALFGAAWANVQPHSGSQANTAVFAACLKPGDKILGFDLSHGGHLTHGSPVNFSGKLYTPSFYGVEKETGVLNYDNIQEIATKEQPKMIIAGASAYSRDIDFKRFREIADSVGALLLADISHPSGLIAKGILNDPIPHCHIVTTTTHKTLRGPRGGLIMMGKDFPNPFGITLKNGKLRKMSSLLDGAVFPGNQGGPLEHVIAGKAIAFGEALTDEFMHYILQVQKNAQAMAAAFVAKDYHIISGGTDNHMMLIDLRNKNITGKEAEKALGLADITVNKNMVPFDDKSPFVTSGIRVGTAAITTRGLKEDDMELIVEYIDEAITHFEDERRLENIAFKVNTMMSDRPLFVS, encoded by the coding sequence ATGCAACGCGACGAACAAATTTTTGAATTAATTCAAGCAGAAAAAGAAAGACAAATTGAAGGATTAGAATTAATCGCTTCAGAGAATTTTACCAGTGAACAAGTCATGGAAGCTGTAGGTTCTGTACTCACCAATAAGTATGCAGAAGGCTATCCCGGGAAACGTTATTACGGTGGTTGTGAAGTTGTAGATGAGGTTGAAACCATTGCTATTGAACGCGCAAAAGCGTTGTTTGGTGCTGCATGGGCAAATGTACAGCCGCATAGTGGAAGTCAGGCAAATACGGCTGTTTTTGCAGCATGTTTGAAACCTGGCGATAAAATTTTAGGATTCGATTTGTCGCATGGAGGTCACTTAACACATGGTTCTCCTGTAAACTTTTCAGGAAAATTATACACGCCTTCATTTTACGGTGTAGAGAAGGAGACAGGCGTATTGAATTACGATAATATTCAAGAAATTGCGACGAAAGAACAGCCAAAAATGATCATTGCAGGCGCGTCAGCCTATTCAAGAGATATTGATTTTAAACGCTTTCGCGAGATTGCCGATAGTGTAGGAGCATTGTTATTGGCAGATATTTCACATCCGTCAGGATTAATTGCGAAAGGAATTTTAAACGATCCAATTCCGCATTGTCATATTGTAACGACCACCACACATAAAACCTTGCGTGGACCGCGTGGCGGATTGATTATGATGGGGAAAGATTTTCCAAATCCTTTCGGAATTACACTAAAGAACGGAAAATTACGTAAAATGTCTTCTTTATTAGATGGAGCCGTTTTCCCTGGAAACCAAGGTGGACCGTTAGAACATGTAATTGCAGGAAAAGCAATTGCTTTTGGTGAAGCTTTGACAGATGAGTTTATGCATTACATTCTGCAAGTACAGAAAAATGCACAAGCAATGGCAGCCGCATTTGTAGCAAAAGACTATCATATTATTTCTGGCGGAACGGACAATCACATGATGTTGATTGATCTTCGCAATAAGAATATTACAGGAAAGGAAGCTGAAAAAGCGTTAGGTTTGGCAGATATTACTGTGAACAAAAACATGGTGCCATTTGATGATAAAAGTCCGTTTGTAACGTCTGGAATTCGTGTGGGAACTGCCGCAATTACCACAAGAGGTTTAAAAGAAGATGATATGGAATTAATCGTGGAGTATATCGACGAAGCCATCACACATTTTGAAGATGAAAGACGTTTGGAAAATATTGCTTTTAAAGTAAATACCATGATGTCTGACAGACCTTTGTTTGTTTCGTAA
- a CDS encoding carboxypeptidase-like regulatory domain-containing protein, which yields MKHSKITIQIPEPCHEDWNQMSATDKGKFCHVCTKEVIDFTSKSDAEIIKHFTDHGNLCGRFHVSQLNRKLIADRKKRNHWLSYAATLLLPLTVFSQQEPIRFQKAGKAQATANSNFISLQIGSQPNKSVIHQKDSIPIKGVVIDEVGTPFPGVSIKIKGTKTEVLTDFDGNFTLKAKTNDVLQISYFGYENQEITIVASKEIYNSILKPKAALEAITGYGYYIKPKSLTHLPEKVDPEDITTIEEQKKSFFQKLQNTWKQKLQNIKKKH from the coding sequence ATGAAACATTCTAAAATTACCATACAAATTCCTGAACCCTGTCATGAAGATTGGAACCAAATGTCTGCGACCGATAAAGGAAAGTTTTGCCATGTGTGTACAAAAGAAGTAATTGATTTTACGTCTAAAAGTGACGCAGAAATCATCAAGCATTTTACCGATCATGGGAATTTATGTGGCCGTTTTCATGTTTCACAATTGAATCGAAAACTGATTGCTGATCGGAAAAAACGCAATCATTGGTTGTCGTACGCAGCAACACTATTGTTGCCATTGACAGTATTTTCGCAACAGGAACCTATTCGCTTTCAAAAAGCAGGTAAAGCGCAAGCTACTGCGAATTCCAACTTTATTTCGCTTCAAATCGGTTCGCAACCAAATAAAAGTGTGATTCATCAAAAAGATAGTATACCGATAAAAGGTGTTGTTATTGACGAAGTTGGTACGCCATTTCCAGGCGTAAGTATTAAAATTAAAGGAACAAAAACCGAAGTATTAACTGATTTTGATGGGAATTTTACATTAAAAGCAAAAACAAATGATGTGTTGCAAATTTCCTATTTCGGCTATGAAAACCAAGAAATTACAATAGTAGCTTCGAAAGAAATCTACAATAGTATATTAAAACCTAAAGCTGCACTTGAAGCGATTACAGGCTATGGATATTACATAAAACCAAAATCTTTGACACATCTACCAGAAAAAGTCGATCCAGAAGATATCACTACAATTGAAGAACAAAAGAAAAGTTTTTTTCAAAAGTTGCAGAATACATGGAAACAAAAACTACAAAATATTAAGAAAAAGCATTAA
- a CDS encoding carboxypeptidase-like regulatory domain-containing protein yields MQIAITKPCHEDWNQMSATEKGKFCNRCSKEVIDFTSKSDEEIIKHVSNHGHACGRFYASQLNRKLIADRKKRHHWLSYAASFLLPMTLFSQEKTSTEKKTVKATKVNTIPYKRLPMYSALERKAKTQQKVQDKQRTISGTVTDDTGIPLPAASIAIKGTSRGKATDFDGNYSIQVKPGDVLIVSYIGYDSQEIKVNADIFVFDIQMIPNNSLEEVVVVGGYWHNDSTSYASNYYETEEDRARKKRTKNYFAIQRKKWLEKRAKRRAKRAERKAKRNASNN; encoded by the coding sequence ATGCAAATAGCAATAACCAAACCGTGTCATGAAGATTGGAACCAAATGTCTGCGACAGAAAAAGGCAAGTTTTGTAACCGTTGTTCGAAAGAAGTGATTGATTTCACATCAAAAAGTGACGAAGAAATCATCAAACATGTTTCAAATCATGGACATGCTTGCGGACGCTTTTATGCTTCGCAATTGAATAGAAAACTGATTGCTGACCGAAAAAAACGCCATCATTGGTTGTCGTATGCAGCTTCCTTTCTATTACCGATGACATTATTTTCACAAGAAAAAACTTCAACCGAGAAAAAAACGGTGAAAGCAACAAAAGTAAATACGATTCCATATAAACGATTACCTATGTATAGTGCTTTAGAGCGAAAAGCAAAAACTCAACAAAAAGTTCAAGACAAACAAAGAACTATCTCTGGAACCGTCACAGACGATACAGGAATACCATTACCTGCTGCAAGCATTGCTATTAAAGGAACGAGCAGAGGAAAAGCCACCGATTTTGATGGAAATTATAGTATACAAGTAAAACCTGGAGATGTATTGATTGTGAGTTATATTGGGTATGATTCGCAAGAAATTAAAGTAAATGCAGATATATTTGTATTCGACATACAGATGATTCCAAACAATTCGTTAGAAGAAGTTGTCGTTGTTGGTGGCTATTGGCATAATGACAGTACTTCGTATGCTTCAAATTATTACGAAACCGAAGAAGACAGAGCGCGAAAAAAACGTACGAAAAACTATTTTGCTATTCAAAGAAAAAAGTGGTTGGAAAAACGTGCAAAACGTCGTGCAAAAAGAGCGGAACGCAAAGCAAAGAGAAATGCTTCAAACAACTAA
- a CDS encoding carboxypeptidase-like regulatory domain-containing protein, whose amino-acid sequence MKHPELILQIPEPCHEDWNKMSATDKGKFCHVCTKEVVDFSADSDETILKYFSKNGNICGRFHETQLNRKIIADRKKRHHWLSYAASLLLPMTLFSQETKSSEQKNPKTEQVAAPTYKSLNISSLDRKVTQNVTVQNDSITVQGTITDDTGLPLPGANVYQKGTYKGTTTDFDGHYKLTAQKGATLVISYIGYETKEVKISVSTIHVQLEVVDALEMLGAVVVATPNERYKSEYTCKTEEKLTEREQRTQNYFAFQRKKWLEKRAERRAKRTMRKAEKASKK is encoded by the coding sequence ATGAAACATCCTGAACTCATTCTACAAATTCCTGAACCCTGTCATGAAGATTGGAACAAAATGTCTGCGACCGATAAAGGAAAATTTTGCCATGTTTGCACTAAAGAAGTTGTCGATTTTTCCGCAGATAGTGACGAAACCATTCTAAAATACTTTTCTAAAAACGGAAATATCTGCGGACGTTTTCACGAAACGCAACTCAACAGAAAAATTATTGCAGATCGAAAAAAGCGCCATCATTGGTTGTCGTACGCCGCTTCGCTTTTGTTGCCAATGACCTTATTTTCGCAAGAAACAAAATCGTCCGAACAAAAAAATCCTAAAACGGAACAAGTTGCAGCTCCTACTTACAAATCATTAAACATCAGTTCGCTTGACAGAAAAGTAACTCAAAATGTTACTGTACAGAATGATAGTATTACGGTACAAGGTACCATTACTGACGATACAGGTTTGCCACTTCCTGGCGCAAATGTGTATCAAAAAGGAACCTACAAAGGAACAACAACAGATTTTGACGGACATTACAAACTAACGGCGCAAAAAGGAGCTACTTTGGTCATTTCCTATATTGGATATGAAACAAAAGAAGTTAAAATTTCCGTTTCTACTATCCATGTGCAGTTAGAAGTCGTTGATGCGTTGGAAATGTTAGGTGCAGTTGTGGTAGCTACTCCAAATGAGCGATATAAAAGTGAGTATACTTGTAAAACAGAAGAAAAACTCACTGAACGTGAACAACGTACACAAAACTATTTCGCTTTCCAAAGAAAAAAATGGTTGGAAAAGCGCGCAGAACGACGTGCAAAACGGACGATGAGAAAAGCGGAAAAAGCATCGAAAAAGTAA
- a CDS encoding sensor histidine kinase translates to MADQTQEGTSLILYIGMLGMFFLALAIVGFVIIYKRRLLKQQVKLQEQKIIHQQQLLQSAVKIQDDERKRFAADLHDEIGGGISTILLSVERIKNAQVDQPEMVSKSQHIRDQLNDLLQKVREISYNIMPPTLEDFGLHEAISDLCYSISESSDKKVHYEWKGDEERLDFSQELAFYRIIKELLVNAVKHSEANTISITIENLAESFQLMLQDNGKGFDEEKQQKGAGLRNIKDRALILGATLHISSKIQQGTTVHIQLNK, encoded by the coding sequence ATGGCTGATCAAACACAAGAAGGAACTTCGTTAATATTATACATTGGCATGCTAGGAATGTTTTTCTTAGCATTAGCTATTGTAGGTTTTGTCATTATATACAAAAGACGCTTGCTCAAACAACAAGTAAAGCTTCAGGAACAAAAAATCATTCATCAACAACAACTTTTACAAAGTGCCGTAAAAATTCAAGATGACGAACGAAAACGCTTTGCAGCAGATTTGCATGATGAAATTGGCGGCGGAATTTCTACCATACTATTAAGTGTAGAACGCATCAAAAATGCACAAGTCGATCAGCCAGAAATGGTGTCAAAATCACAACACATTCGCGATCAATTGAACGATTTGCTACAAAAAGTTCGCGAAATCTCATACAACATCATGCCGCCAACCTTGGAAGATTTTGGGTTGCATGAAGCCATCAGCGATTTATGTTATTCCATTTCAGAATCAAGCGATAAAAAGGTTCATTACGAATGGAAAGGCGACGAAGAACGATTGGATTTCTCACAAGAACTTGCCTTTTATCGCATCATCAAAGAACTCTTGGTCAACGCCGTGAAGCACTCAGAAGCAAACACAATCAGTATTACCATTGAAAATTTAGCAGAAAGTTTTCAACTAATGTTACAAGACAATGGAAAAGGATTTGATGAAGAAAAGCAGCAAAAAGGCGCAGGATTGCGCAACATCAAAGATCGTGCGCTAATTTTAGGCGCTACATTACACATTTCATCAAAAATACAGCAAGGAACGACAGTTCACATACAATTAAACAAATAA
- a CDS encoding response regulator transcription factor, with protein sequence MTNIALVDDHLLFREGIKAIFQDEKEMKITLEASDGQEFLEVLRNAVVKPDVLLLDIRMPNLDGYETAKIVLEKYPAMKIIILTMHEEERHIIRMIELGVNGYLMKNASRNEVINCIESVLEYDYYFNNKITSIMRKVMMYKGKRTTTHIIHDLTEREIEVLTLICKEFTAKEIGEKLFISFRTVEGHRKKLLSKLNVRNTAGLVVLALKNEIVKI encoded by the coding sequence ATGACAAACATTGCATTGGTAGACGATCATTTGCTCTTTCGAGAAGGAATAAAAGCCATCTTTCAAGACGAAAAAGAGATGAAAATTACACTTGAAGCTTCTGACGGGCAAGAATTCTTAGAAGTGTTGCGCAATGCTGTGGTAAAACCAGACGTGCTTTTGTTGGACATTCGCATGCCGAATTTAGACGGATACGAAACGGCAAAAATTGTCTTGGAAAAATATCCCGCAATGAAAATCATCATTCTGACTATGCATGAAGAAGAGCGACATATCATTCGGATGATAGAACTTGGCGTGAACGGATATTTGATGAAAAATGCGAGTCGCAACGAAGTCATCAACTGTATAGAAAGCGTGTTGGAATACGATTACTATTTCAACAATAAAATTACAAGCATCATGCGCAAAGTGATGATGTACAAAGGAAAACGAACCACTACGCACATCATTCACGATTTGACCGAACGTGAAATTGAAGTATTGACACTGATATGTAAAGAATTTACAGCCAAAGAAATAGGAGAGAAGCTTTTTATCAGTTTCAGAACTGTTGAAGGACACCGAAAAAAACTACTTTCCAAGCTCAATGTTCGCAATACTGCGGGTTTGGTCGTATTGGCACTAAAAAACGAAATTGTGAAGATATGA
- a CDS encoding aldose 1-epimerase produces MSESGKAYAAINLNEGGRLFDLKLDDRPVIQEHEDFPYTNSSASAIMFPFVNRIQDGMYSFEGKTYQITCNEPSKNNAIHGLLYTRKFEVYKKQVSVKAAILTLKYDYDGTTQGFPFPFDFFVTYTITEKTALVKMKVINTGKKTFPFTIGWHPYFTSENLYESYIDFDCDEEYTTTDDRSITNGTKPHELNMPFQLKNHPFDTAYTLKNIKIGFHTPSYKLTITGNAAQNFVQFFTPATKNIIAIEPTVGLSNSFNNHIGLQTLLPNKTYKIEWNVEVETKN; encoded by the coding sequence TTGAGCGAAAGCGGTAAAGCCTACGCAGCTATAAACTTAAACGAAGGCGGACGCTTGTTCGATTTGAAATTGGATGACAGACCTGTTATTCAAGAACATGAAGATTTTCCATATACCAATTCGTCAGCTTCCGCAATCATGTTTCCGTTTGTCAATAGAATTCAAGATGGAATGTACTCTTTTGAAGGTAAAACATATCAAATTACATGTAATGAACCCTCAAAAAACAATGCGATTCACGGATTGCTCTACACAAGAAAATTTGAAGTCTATAAAAAGCAAGTTTCTGTAAAAGCAGCAATACTCACCTTAAAATATGACTATGACGGAACAACACAAGGATTTCCTTTTCCGTTCGATTTCTTTGTTACGTATACGATTACAGAAAAAACAGCACTCGTAAAAATGAAAGTCATCAACACAGGCAAAAAAACCTTTCCATTTACCATTGGCTGGCATCCGTATTTTACTTCTGAAAATCTATACGAAAGCTATATTGACTTTGATTGTGATGAAGAATACACCACAACCGATGACAGAAGCATTACAAACGGCACAAAACCGCACGAACTCAACATGCCATTTCAATTGAAAAATCATCCTTTTGACACGGCATACACTCTCAAAAATATCAAAATTGGTTTTCATACACCAAGCTACAAACTCACAATAACAGGAAATGCGGCTCAAAATTTTGTACAATTCTTTACGCCAGCAACTAAAAATATCATTGCCATCGAACCCACAGTCGGATTGTCCAATAGTTTCAACAATCACATAGGATTGCAAACATTACTACCGAACAAAACGTATAAAATCGAATGGAATGTTGAGGTGGAAACGAAGAATTGA
- a CDS encoding ATP-dependent helicase, producing MEQDIQHYIAQLNDAQRAPTVHKDGALMVIAGAGSGKTRVLTYRIAYLMSQGVDSFNILALTFTNKAAREMKARIARIVGGSEAKNLWMGTFHSIFAKILRFEADKLGYPSNFTIYDTQDSERLIRAIIKEMQLDKDIYKYKQIRSRISSFKNSLITVRAYFNDPDLVEADAMAKRPRMGEIYKEYVDRCFKAGAMDFDDLLLRTNELLNRFPEVLLKYQTRFRYILVDEYQDTNHSQYLIVKALADRFQNICVVGDDSQSIYAFRGANINNILNFQKDYDNVEMYRLEQNYRSTKNIVEAANSVIEHNKTRLDKVVWTANESGPKIKVNRSVTDGEEGRFVASSIFETKMREQVTNGDFAILYRTNAQSRAMEDALRKRDIPYRIYGGLSFYQRKEIKDVLAYLRLIVNPKDEESLKRVINYPARGIGQTTIDKLVVAAKHYGRSMFEVMENISKIDLKINKGTKTKLENFVTMIRSFQIMNEGSNAFELTSHITKKTGLVQELKKDGTPEGIARIENIEELLNGIKDFVEGQVEVADATGALAEFLEDVALATDMDNDKGDDDRVALMTIHLAKGLEFPYVYIVGMEEDLFPSGMSMNTRSELEEERRLFYVALTRAEKQAYLTYTLSRYRWGKLVDAEPSRFIEEIDDQYLDYITPVDNYRFKPLIDNDIFGEVDKSKLRLQKPKSGRPPVVGSPTPEQIRKLRKIKPETSQSSPPSGSLLDEKLVPGTLVEHTRFGRGEIIRLEGVGGDKKAEIKFQVGGIKKLLLRFAKLEIVK from the coding sequence ATGGAGCAAGACATTCAACACTATATTGCGCAGCTAAATGACGCACAACGCGCACCAACCGTTCACAAAGATGGAGCATTGATGGTGATCGCAGGCGCAGGTTCTGGAAAAACACGAGTACTTACGTATCGCATTGCGTATTTAATGAGTCAAGGCGTAGATTCCTTTAATATTTTAGCATTGACATTTACCAACAAAGCCGCACGTGAAATGAAAGCACGTATTGCACGAATTGTGGGTGGAAGTGAAGCAAAAAACTTGTGGATGGGAACATTCCATTCAATCTTTGCAAAAATTTTACGCTTTGAAGCGGATAAATTAGGCTATCCTAGTAACTTTACGATCTACGATACACAGGATTCTGAACGTTTAATTCGCGCTATCATCAAGGAAATGCAGCTAGATAAAGATATCTACAAATACAAACAAATACGTTCGCGAATTTCCTCTTTTAAAAACAGTCTCATTACGGTGAGAGCGTATTTCAACGATCCCGATTTGGTAGAAGCAGATGCCATGGCAAAACGTCCGCGCATGGGCGAAATTTACAAAGAATATGTAGATCGCTGTTTTAAAGCTGGCGCGATGGATTTTGACGATTTATTATTAAGAACGAATGAATTATTGAATCGCTTTCCAGAAGTACTATTAAAATACCAAACGCGTTTCCGCTACATTTTGGTGGATGAGTACCAAGATACCAACCATTCTCAATATTTGATCGTAAAAGCCTTGGCAGATCGTTTTCAGAATATATGTGTCGTGGGCGATGATTCACAAAGTATCTATGCGTTTCGTGGTGCGAATATCAACAATATTTTAAACTTTCAGAAAGATTATGACAATGTTGAAATGTACCGTTTGGAGCAGAATTATCGTTCGACCAAAAACATTGTAGAAGCAGCAAATTCAGTCATAGAACACAACAAAACACGTTTGGATAAAGTGGTTTGGACCGCCAATGAATCTGGACCGAAAATAAAAGTCAATCGCAGTGTGACAGATGGAGAAGAAGGTCGTTTTGTAGCGAGTTCCATTTTTGAAACTAAGATGCGTGAGCAAGTGACCAATGGCGATTTTGCGATTTTATACCGTACCAATGCACAATCACGCGCCATGGAAGATGCGTTGCGAAAGCGTGACATTCCGTATCGTATCTACGGTGGTTTATCCTTCTATCAAAGAAAAGAAATCAAAGATGTATTGGCGTATTTGCGATTAATCGTGAATCCGAAAGATGAAGAAAGTTTAAAACGTGTCATCAATTATCCTGCACGTGGCATTGGGCAAACAACGATTGATAAATTAGTTGTTGCTGCCAAACATTACGGGCGTTCCATGTTTGAAGTGATGGAAAATATTTCCAAAATTGATCTAAAAATCAACAAAGGCACGAAAACTAAACTGGAAAACTTTGTGACGATGATCCGAAGTTTTCAAATCATGAATGAAGGCTCGAATGCGTTCGAATTGACATCGCACATTACCAAAAAAACGGGCTTAGTTCAAGAATTGAAAAAAGACGGAACGCCAGAAGGGATTGCGCGTATTGAAAATATAGAAGAATTGCTGAACGGAATTAAAGATTTTGTGGAAGGACAAGTGGAAGTGGCTGATGCTACAGGCGCGTTGGCAGAATTCTTGGAAGATGTGGCATTGGCTACCGATATGGACAACGACAAAGGTGATGACGATAGAGTAGCTTTGATGACGATCCACTTGGCAAAAGGACTGGAATTTCCGTATGTCTATATTGTGGGAATGGAAGAAGATTTGTTCCCATCAGGGATGAGTATGAACACGCGAAGCGAACTGGAAGAAGAACGCCGTTTGTTTTATGTAGCGTTGACCAGAGCCGAAAAACAAGCCTATTTAACCTATACATTAAGTCGTTACCGATGGGGAAAATTGGTCGATGCAGAACCAAGTCGCTTCATAGAAGAAATTGACGATCAATACTTGGATTACATCACGCCCGTAGACAATTATCGTTTCAAACCGTTGATTGACAATGATATTTTTGGCGAAGTGGATAAAAGCAAATTACGCTTGCAAAAACCAAAATCGGGACGTCCGCCAGTGGTGGGAAGTCCCACACCAGAACAAATACGCAAACTGCGAAAAATAAAGCCAGAAACCTCACAGAGCAGTCCGCCAAGCGGCAGTTTGTTAGATGAAAAACTTGTGCCAGGAACCTTAGTAGAACATACGCGTTTTGGTCGGGGAGAAATAATACGATTAGAAGGTGTTGGTGGCGATAAAAAAGCGGAAATCAAATTTCAAGTTGGAGGCATTAAGAAGTTGTTGTTGCGTTTTGCGAAATTGGAAATTGTGAAGTAG
- a CDS encoding AraC family transcriptional regulator has product MKVLPFKIPKAESDILIVQEDRGRTFYEQLHQHEEIQLSCIISGKGTFIVGDTIRDFQSNDVLLFGSNVPHVLKSDASLEEDSYMISLFFTHTSFGECFFALPKLQKVQQLLYDANFGVKFLENQSLIQPLFERILHETTIQQFATFFEVLSVLTTSDYETVSSFINTKNYTNDEGKRMSAVFEFVMNHFDQKIVLEDVATIANMTPNAFCKYFKQRTNKTFFRFLTEVRIENSCKFLTNKTQLSIADIAFACGFFNVSNFNRKFKEIKGLTPTRFRKSFASTSLSVR; this is encoded by the coding sequence ATGAAAGTTTTACCGTTTAAAATTCCGAAAGCCGAAAGCGATATTTTGATCGTTCAAGAAGATCGTGGACGTACGTTTTATGAGCAATTGCATCAGCATGAAGAAATTCAACTTTCGTGTATTATTTCGGGAAAAGGAACGTTTATTGTAGGTGATACGATTCGCGATTTTCAATCGAATGATGTCTTGTTATTTGGAAGCAACGTGCCGCATGTATTAAAGTCTGATGCTTCTCTTGAAGAAGATTCCTATATGATTTCGCTATTTTTTACACATACCAGTTTTGGTGAATGTTTTTTCGCATTGCCAAAGCTTCAAAAAGTACAGCAATTATTATATGATGCCAATTTTGGTGTGAAATTTTTAGAGAATCAAAGTCTCATACAACCTTTGTTTGAACGAATTTTACACGAAACTACGATACAACAGTTTGCTACTTTTTTTGAGGTGCTTTCAGTTTTGACGACATCAGATTATGAAACGGTTTCTTCATTCATCAACACTAAAAACTATACCAACGACGAAGGAAAACGCATGAGTGCGGTTTTTGAGTTTGTGATGAATCATTTTGATCAGAAGATTGTGTTGGAAGATGTTGCTACCATTGCCAATATGACGCCAAATGCGTTTTGCAAGTATTTCAAACAACGCACCAATAAAACGTTTTTTAGGTTTTTGACGGAAGTCAGAATTGAGAATTCCTGTAAGTTTTTGACCAATAAAACACAATTGTCCATTGCGGATATTGCGTTTGCTTGCGGATTTTTTAATGTTTCAAATTTCAATCGGAAGTTTAAGGAAATTAAGGGTTTGACTCCGACGCGGTTTCGGAAAAGCTTCGCTTCGACTTCGCTCAGTGTGCGCTGA